Proteins encoded within one genomic window of Panacibacter microcysteis:
- a CDS encoding TonB-dependent receptor produces the protein MRRAFLLIVLMLPVLAFAQQTFKGKVVNDNNKGLSFASVALKNSKQGVVTDSSGNFSITIDRKPPFVLLISSVGYTPQEFIVKDAGINNVVIQLDAAFQTDTVIITSRRRREVLQDVPIPITVVTGKQVEDAGAFNVNRLKELIPSVQLYSSNPRNTALNIRGQGTTFGLTNDGIEPGVGFYVDGVYYARPAATTLDFIDVERVEVLRGPQGTLFGKNTTAGAFNVTTRRPTFKPGANFEVSYGNYGYIQAKASVTGGITKKLAGRLSFSGTQRDGLIENVRTQKFTNDLNNLGFRAQLLYTPSDKVDIIFAGDATIQRPDGYAQVIAGVAPTLRAGYRQFDSIIADLKYQLPSRNPFDRKIDHNTPWRSNNDLGGASVNIDIKLGSGTLTSTTAWRYWLWDPSNDRDFTGLAVLTYSQAPSKHHQWSQEIRYAGNISSRLNIVAGLFGISQNLKTDPYHTEESGDAQWRFSQSSTSSKWATPGLFDGYGIRTYSTLQTFSGSAFTQLDLAITDRLHLLGGLRYNYDYKKVDYRRETYGGLQTTDPDLVALKKAVYSDQAFNVNTDNINLSGLLSLTYKVSNRINTYATYSTAYKSVGLNLGGLPTSNGEVLLDLATIKPEHVEHFEIGIKTTPAAGSTLNLTLFNTNIKDYQTLVQTAEVGVNRGYLANAEKVRIRGAEIDLSSRLNSHFTVNGGLAYTEGTYVSFTNAPVPLEETGGTATFKDISGGELPGISRWTTTLGAEFTTSAIFMGKAGKFFIAADDYYRSGFSSSPSPSKYLNVDGYMLVNARVGFRANSGISVFCWSRNVLNKNYFEQLLPAAGNAGHYAAVLGDPRTYGITLRCAF, from the coding sequence ATGAGGCGTGCATTTTTATTGATCGTGCTGATGCTACCCGTACTGGCATTTGCACAACAAACATTCAAAGGAAAGGTCGTCAACGACAACAACAAAGGCCTGTCATTTGCGAGTGTGGCTTTAAAGAATTCCAAACAAGGTGTGGTAACAGATTCATCAGGAAACTTTTCTATAACAATAGACAGGAAACCACCATTTGTACTGCTTATCTCTTCTGTTGGTTATACACCGCAGGAATTTATAGTGAAAGACGCAGGCATAAACAACGTGGTGATACAACTGGATGCAGCTTTCCAGACCGATACGGTGATCATCACTTCCAGAAGGAGAAGAGAAGTATTGCAGGATGTGCCTATTCCTATTACAGTGGTTACCGGCAAACAGGTAGAAGACGCAGGCGCATTTAATGTTAACCGCCTGAAAGAACTGATACCTTCAGTACAACTTTATTCATCTAACCCGAGAAATACCGCATTGAACATACGCGGCCAGGGTACCACGTTCGGGCTTACCAATGATGGTATTGAACCCGGTGTTGGATTTTATGTAGATGGCGTATACTATGCAAGACCTGCAGCAACCACGCTTGACTTTATAGATGTGGAGCGCGTAGAAGTATTGCGCGGCCCGCAGGGCACGTTGTTTGGAAAGAACACCACTGCAGGGGCATTTAACGTTACTACCCGCAGGCCAACATTTAAACCAGGCGCCAACTTCGAAGTTAGTTATGGCAACTATGGCTATATACAGGCCAAAGCCTCTGTAACAGGCGGCATAACCAAAAAACTTGCCGGCCGTCTTTCTTTCTCCGGTACACAAAGAGACGGGCTGATCGAAAATGTGCGTACACAGAAATTTACCAATGACCTGAATAATCTTGGCTTCAGGGCGCAGTTGTTATATACACCATCTGATAAAGTAGACATTATTTTTGCAGGTGATGCAACGATACAAAGACCGGATGGTTATGCACAGGTAATTGCCGGTGTTGCCCCTACGTTAAGGGCAGGTTACCGCCAGTTTGATTCAATTATTGCAGACCTGAAATACCAGTTGCCCAGCCGCAACCCTTTTGACAGGAAGATCGATCATAACACACCATGGAGATCGAACAATGACCTGGGTGGTGCATCGGTAAACATTGATATAAAGCTTGGTTCGGGAACGCTTACTTCTACAACGGCGTGGCGCTACTGGCTGTGGGATCCTTCCAACGACAGGGATTTTACAGGCCTGGCAGTGTTAACTTATTCGCAGGCTCCTTCCAAACACCACCAGTGGTCGCAGGAAATACGCTATGCAGGTAATATCTCTTCCAGGTTAAACATTGTGGCCGGTTTATTTGGTATCAGCCAGAATTTAAAAACCGATCCTTACCACACGGAAGAATCCGGTGATGCACAGTGGAGATTTTCGCAAAGTTCTACCAGTTCCAAATGGGCCACACCCGGTTTATTTGATGGTTATGGTATAAGAACCTATTCTACATTGCAAACATTCAGCGGCTCGGCATTTACACAGCTTGATCTTGCTATTACAGACCGTTTGCACCTGCTGGGCGGCCTGCGCTATAACTATGATTATAAAAAAGTTGATTACAGGAGAGAAACATATGGTGGATTACAAACAACAGACCCGGACCTGGTTGCGCTTAAGAAAGCGGTGTATTCAGACCAGGCGTTCAATGTAAATACAGATAACATAAATCTGTCGGGTCTGCTTTCTCTTACTTACAAGGTATCGAACAGGATAAACACCTATGCTACTTATTCCACAGCATATAAGTCAGTTGGGCTTAACCTTGGTGGCCTGCCTACTTCGAATGGTGAGGTGCTACTGGACCTTGCTACCATAAAACCTGAGCATGTGGAGCATTTTGAAATCGGCATCAAAACTACGCCGGCAGCAGGTTCTACACTTAACCTTACCTTGTTCAACACCAACATAAAAGATTACCAGACGCTGGTGCAGACAGCGGAAGTAGGTGTAAACCGCGGCTACCTGGCCAATGCAGAGAAGGTACGCATTCGTGGTGCGGAGATTGACCTTAGCTCAAGACTGAACAGCCACTTTACCGTAAATGGCGGCCTGGCTTATACAGAAGGCACTTATGTGTCTTTTACAAATGCACCGGTGCCACTGGAAGAAACAGGCGGTACGGCTACTTTCAAAGATATTTCGGGCGGCGAACTGCCGGGCATATCGAGATGGACAACAACGCTGGGTGCAGAGTTTACCACATCTGCCATCTTTATGGGCAAAGCCGGCAAGTTCTTTATTGCGGCGGATGATTACTACCGCTCCGGTTTTTCTTCCAGCCCGTCACCATCAAAATACCTGAATGTAGATGGTTACATGCTGGTGAATGCCCGTGTTGGGTTTCGCGCCAACAGTGGTATCTCTGTTTTTTGCTGGAGCAGGAACGTGCTTAACAAGAATTATTTTGAACAGTTATTACCTGCTGCAGGAAATGCGGGGCACTATGCAGCAGTGCTGGGAGACCCGAGGACATATGGTATAACGC